The nucleotide window ACCAGCAGCCGCGACGTGAGCGCACAGCCCTGGCCTGCGTGGGTGACCATGCTGAATGCGGCGAACATGGCGGCGCCGGCAAAGTCGGCGTCGTCGAGCATGATCACCGCCGACTTGCCACCCAGTTCCAAGAACACCCGCTTGACCGTCGCGCTTGCCGCGGCCATGATTCGCCGGCCGGTCGCGGTGGATCCGGTGAAGGTCACGACATCGACATCGGGGCTGGTGGTCAGCGCCTCTCCCACGGCAGGCCCCGATGAACTGAGCACGTTGACCACGCCGGCCGGGATATCGGTGTGGTTGGCGATCAGCTCACCCAAGGCCAACGTGACCAGGGGAGTATCCGGCGCGGCCTTTAGTACGAGGGTGCAGCCGGCGGCCAGTGCCGGGGCCAGCTTGGCCAGCGCAAGCTGGTTCGGATAGTTATAGGCGATGATGGCAGCCACCACGCCCGCGGCTTCCTTCTCCACCCAGCGGTGATGCAGCATTCCTCGCGATTCCTTTTCGCCGAGGTCTTCGGAGAAGTCGTAACCGGACAGCAACTCGGCGTAAAAGCGCACGATGCCAATCGGTTCGTCGAGTTGAGCGCCCTGTGTCAGCGCGCGAGTCGCGCCCACTTCGGCAATCGTTAGCTCGCGAAATTCCTCGGCGTGATCGACCAGCGCCTGATGCAACTGATTCAAACACCGGATCCGCAGCGCGACGTCAGTCGACCATTCCCCCGTGTCGAAGGCGCGCCTCGCCGCCGCGACCGCGGCCTGGGTGTCTGCAACGCTGGCATCGGGAGCGTGTCCCAGAATCGCGCCGGTGGCTGGGTTGATGGATGGAAAGGCAGCATCGGCGGTGACGAGCCGGCCGTCGATCAAGAGTCGATGGTGGTCGTGCGAATCGATTGCGATCCCGCCATCGTCAGTTGCCGATCGCACATCCACGACGGTGGCGCCGGCGTTCGTGGTGTGCTGCGATGGCATTCCAGGCCCCCTGCTGTGGCGACAGTCACGAAAATTTCATTCTCATCTCTGGCGAATCTTACATTCGAGCACTGAGAGTTCAAGGCAGTCAATGTACCGAATTGGCTCGCTGATCAGCTAAGCAATCGCTCAGCGCCGACCTGAACACGTCCGTTGGCCCAGGCCCTGGGCGGTTTCGTCGCGAGCTTGCGAGCCGCTCGACCGCGAGAGTAAGGTTCTCATTATTGTAAGGGCGATTCTTTATGATTGAGATCGATTCCCGTGGATCGATTCCCGTCGACCGAAGGCTTGGATGTTACGGAGATGAAGACTGCGGTCGTCACCGGTGGTGGATCGGGCATCGGACTTGCCGTTGCGCACCGCCTCCGGGCCGACGGCTTCAACGTCGCCACCCTCGACCGCAAACCGTCCGACAACGAATTCGCCTACACCGCGGACGTGACGGACCGTTCTCAGGTTGATGCCGCACTGTCGGCAATCCGCGACCGACTGGGACCAATCACGATCTTGATCAACGCCGCGGGCCTGGACGGATTCAAGCGGTTCAGCAACATCACGGTCGACGACTGGCACCGGGTCATCGACGTCAACCTCAACGGGGTCTTCCATACGACCCAAGCCGTGCTGCCCGACATGGTGGCGGCCGGCTGGGGCCGGATCGTGAACATTTCATCGTCAAGCACACATTCCGGCACTCCCTATATGGCCCACTATGTGGCGGCAAAATCCGCGGTGAACGGACTCACCAAGACGCTGGCGCTCGAGTACGGGCCCAGCGGGATCACCGTCAACGCGGTACCTCCCGGGTTCATTGACACCCCGATGCTGCGCCACGCCGCCGAGCAGGGATTTCTCGGCGACATCGAGCAGAGCATTGCTAGTACTCCGGTGCGCCGGATGGGCAAGCCGGAAGACATCGCGGCGGCATGCGCGTTTCTGGTGTCCGAGGAAGCCGGCTACATCACCGGCCAAATTCTGGGTGTCAACGGCGGTCGAAACACCTGAACCTAGGAGGAAAGAACCGTGCGAGAACCCGCGCCAGGCCACGTCGCCCTCGCTAGCCAGGAGGCAGCGTGAAGGTCTGGGTTGATCCCGAACGCTGCCAGGGACACACCCTGTGCTCGATGATCGCTCCGCATTCTTTCCAGTTAAGCGACATCGACGGCAGCTCGTCGGCGACGAGCGACGTCGTTCCGGCTGATCGGCAGGACCGGGTTCGCGAAGCCGCTCAATCCTGTCCCGAACAGGCGATCGTCATTACCGACGAAACATGAAGGGGACAGCATCTTGAGCGTGGATGGCGCCGTTGACGATAGCGGTCGTAAGAAGACCCGGTACCACTTCGACCGGCACTCGGCGCAGTACCGGTCGCAATTCGAGACGATCACCACGGAGATGCACACCAAGTGTCCGGTGGCGTGGAGCGACACCTACGGCGGGCACTGGGTAGCCGCCGGTAGCCACGAGGTATTCGAGCTTGCCCGCTGCCCCGCGGTCTCCAACGATCACGACGTCAACAACAAGCGTCGTGGCTACAAAGGGATCTCAATCCCAACGGCTAGCCGCATCAACGGCGTGCGGGGCGGCATCCTGGAGATGGACGACCCCGAACACCGCATCTATCGCACGGTGCTCAACCCCTATCTGTCTCCGGCCGCGGTCAGACGTTGGGCGCCTTTCATTGACGACGTAACGCGCGCCTGCCTTGACGAAAAGATCGAAGCGGGCAGCATCGACTTTGTCGACGATCTGGCCAACATCGTCCCGGCAGTGCTGACGCTGGCAATCCTGGGTATCCCGCTAAAGAACTGGCAGATGTACAGCGAACCCACCCATGCCGCGGTGTACACTCCCGAGCATTCGCCGGACATCCAGCGCGTTACCGAAATGCACCGGCAAATGGGGCTGGACCTGGTCAACAATATGATCGAGATTCGGAACAACCCGCGACCCGGTGTGGTTAATGCTCTAGTCGAGATGCGAGTCGACGGCGAACCGGCCCCCGACTTGGAAATTCTGGGCAATCTTGGATTGGTCATTGGTGGTGGCTTCGACACCACGACGGCACTGACCGCCCATGCACTGGAATGGCTTTCGGAGAATCCCCACCAGCGGACACGCCTTCGAGAGCACCTGGACACCATGCTCGATCCGGCGACCGAGGAATTTCTCCGCTACTTTACTCCCGCGCCCGGAGACGGCCGGACCTTCTCCGACGATGTCGAGCTCGACGGAACGCATTTCAAAGAAGGCGAGCGCCTGTGGATATCGTGGGCCATGGCGAACCGCGACCCGGCGTTGTTCCACGATCCGGAGAAGCTAGTCCTCGATCGTAAAGGTAACCGGCACTTTAGCTTTGGCATCGGCATACACCGGTGCATCGGATCAAACGTGGCGCGCACCGTGTTCAAATCCATGCTGGCTGCGGTACTCGACCGGATGCCCGACTACCGTTGCGACCGCGACGGCGCCGTCCACTACGAAACGATCGGTGTCATTCAGGGTATGCGCAAGTTACCGGCAACCTTCAGCCCAGGTCCCAAGGTTGGCGCCGGCCTCGACGAAACCCTCGACAGGCTGCAACGCATTTGCGATGAGCAAGAACTCGCCCGACCCGTCACCGAACGCAAAGACGCTGCGGTCATCGATTGAGAACTGCGACGCCGTCGGCGGAACCGAGCACGAATCACAGCTGGGCTCAGCCGCGGGGTAACCCGAGCACACGCTGCGCAATGATGTTGCGCTGAATCTCGGATGTTCCGCCGGCAATGGTGCCGGAAAAGCTGCGGGCATAACGTTCGAACCAGCTGGCGAAGTAGTGATCCAGATTCATCGGCGCGTACGGTCCAGTCAAGGCGGGATGAACGAGCCCGTCGGGTCCGGCCGAGGATAAGGCATGCTCGCTAGCATGCAGTTCCGCCTCGGAACCCAGCAGCTTGAGCACCGAAATCGCGGCGGTGTCGTCCTCGCCGCGGGCAGCGCGAGCCAGGGCCACCGAACCCAACAGGCGTAGCGCTTGTTTGTCCAAAACCATAGTGGCGTAGCGATCTCGGTCCAGCGCGGTCACGGGATCAAAATCGGCGACCAGGTTGTCCAAACGATCGGCAAAGCCCAGCCACATCATGGTGCGCTCATGCCCGAGTGACCCGTTGGCCACTCGCCACCCCTGGTTGAGTGGACCGACAAGATTCTCCGCCGGCACCCGCACGTCGGTGAAGAACACCTCGTTGAAATCCAGGTCCTCGGCCGAGCAAATGGACGGGAAGGGCCTGCGCACCACGCCAGCGATATCGGTAGGGATCAGTAAGGCGCTGATGCCCTTGTGCTTTGGCGCCCCGGGATCGGTGCGCACGAAGGTCAACAGCACGTCGGCGTCGTGGGCGCCAGAGGTCCATACCTTTTGCCCGTTGACAACGAAGTGATCGCCGTCGAGCACCGCTCGGGTACGTAACGACGCTAGATCGGATCCGGCGCTAGGCTCACTCATGCCGAGCGAAGCGGTAATCTCCGCGCGCAGAATCGGCACCGCCCAACGATGCTTCTGCTCGTCACTTCCGAACGACAGCAACGACGCCGCAACGATGTTGACACCTTGCGGGTTCAGACTGTGGTAGATCCGCCGGCGGCACAGTTCCTCAAGGTGGACAAACTGCTGAACCACTGTCGCGTTGCGCCCGCCGAACTCGGGTGGTTGGCCGGGCAACAGCCAGCCGTTGTCGAACAGCCGCCGCTGCCAGCGGCGCGCCCAGGGGGGCATGTGCGAAACTGACCGCGGTCTCTCCACGGTTTCGCTTGCGGGCGGTAGGTTTTCATCAAGAAAGGCCGCGAACTCCGCACGGAACGCCTCGACCTCGGGGTCAAAAGTCAGCTGCACGGTACTCCTCGGCGATCTGGGCTCGATGCTCGGCGGCGCCGCCCAGCATCAGCTCACCCGCCTTGGCCCGCTTGAGCGCGAACTGCAGGTCGTTCTCCCACGTGAATCCCATTGCGCCGAATAGCTGTAACCCGTGCCGAAACACCAGGGACTGACACTCCCCCGCCGCTGCTTTTGCCATCGCGGCGGCCAGCCGCCGGCGGGGATCATCCGCGGAGATCGTCAGCGCGGCAAAGTAAGCCAGTGCCCGGGCGCGTTGCACCGCAACGTGCATGTCCGCGGCCTTGTGCTGCACGGCCTGAAAGGAGCCAATCGGCACTCCGAACTGATGACGACTGCGAACATGGTCGAGCACCAGATCGAGGATCCGCTGACAGGCGCCAACCATGGTGATCGCCATGCCGGTCAGGGCGACATGGCGAGCGCGCTCGCGGTCAACAGCTACCCGGGCACGGTCGGGTAGCCGTACGTCACAAAAGGACAAGTCCGCGACGTGCAGGACTGGGTCGAAGACGGACTCGCGGCGCGCCGAGACCCGGCTGGCGTCGACGACGAATACCCCGGCGTCGGTCACCACCGCCAAACGGTCGACCCGATCGCCGTCGAGAACATGGCGTGCCGTGCCGTCCAGCAGCCAGGCGTCGCCGCCCCGGCGCGCGGTGACCCCGCTGTAGACGGCGGTGCCCGACTGGTGCGGGTCGAACCGATCGGCGGCCAGCGGCGCAAACTGGCTCATGGTCGCCAGAAAGGGGGTGGGATCGGTGGCATGACCCAACTCCTCGAGGACGATCGCCAACTCCACCGCGCCGGCCGGTTCATTGAGCTCGGTCCAGCCGAGGTCGACATACGCCTTCCAAAGGGGCTCCCACAATGGCCCCGGGTCGGCGCCGTCCTCGGCGACTGCCCGAACCAGTGCGGGCGGGCACTGCTTGGTGACGACGTCGCGCACTGTGTCCTGCCACAGGCGCTGATCAGCATCGAACTCCAAAAGCATGCGGGCCGCCTCCCGTCGTGGCTATCCACCGAGAATAGCATTCTCAGATGCGGAAGTAGTAATCTCGCAAAAGAGCTACGCGATGCTGATGCAGCGGCGAAGGGACCGTAATGCCGGACACTGCAACGAAACTGTGGGAGATCGAGGCGATCAAACAACTGAAGGCCCGGTACTGCCGCTACCTGGATACCAAGCGGTGGGACGACTGGCGACAACTGTTCACCGACGGCTTCGTCAGCGATACCTCGCAGGCGGGTGGACGGCTGATCTCGGGCGCCGACGAGTTCGTGGCCTATGTGCGCAACACGTTGGGCAAGCCGTCACAGCCCACGGTGCACCAAGTGCATACCCCCGAGATCACGCTGACGTCGGCGACCACCGCGACCGGCATCTGGGCGCTCGCGGATGTCGTACGTTTGGGCCCCGGCGTCAACCTCAACGGGCATGGTCACTATCACGAAACCTACGCGAAGCTTGACGGCGGGTGGCTAATCGAATCCTCGACCTTGACCCGACTCCGGGAGGATCTGTTCAATCCGTTCTTCTCGGTGCGTATTTCACCCCGGCTGCGCAACACCGGGGCCTTTCTGGCTCGCGGGTTGGGGCGGTAATCGATGGGCTCTGCCACCGTGCTTGTCTCTGGTGCTTTCGGCCAGGTCGGTAAGCGTTGCGCCGAAATCCTTTTACACCGTGGCTACACCGTGGTCGCCATGGACCTCCGCAACGACACTTCAGCAAACACCGCTACGAACTTGGCCGAGATCTGTTGCGCGGGCTCGCTGATGGTGGAGTTCGCCGATCTCACCGATGCCGAGGCGGTCGGTGCCGTGCTAACCCGGCACCGCCCCAGCGCGATCGTGCACCTAGCGGCAATCGTTTCCCCACCCTGCTACCACAATCCTCGGCTGGCCCGCAAGGTAAACGTGGACGGCACCAACAACCTCGTGCGTGCCGCGCAGTCCTTGGCCGACCCGCCGATGTTCGTGTTCGCTTCCAGCGCGGCCGTCTACGGTTCCCGCAACCCGTACCGGCGGCCGGATCTCATCACCGGCCACACGCCGGTGAACCCGGTCGACCGGTATGGCCAGGACAAGGTCTTAGCCGAAGCCGTGATCTCAGCCAGTAGCATGCCATACGCCATTCTGCGACTGGGTGGGGTGATCTCGCCCGACACGTCGGCCCGACTCGACGCCGATTACTTGCTGCTCATGCGGGCCACCCCGGCCGACAACCGGATGCATTCGGTCGACGCCCGCGACGTCGCACTGGCCTTCGCCAACGCCGTAGACCGCAGAGCGTCCGTTGCCGGCAAGGTGCTGGTGATCGCCGGCAATGACACCTACCTGCATCTGATGAGCGAACTGCAGGACGACGTCATGGCCACCGTCGGCCTCGGCCGACTCGGCCCGTCGGCCGGACTGCCCGGCGATCCCGAGGATGACCACGGTTGGGCATTTACCGGATGGTTCGACACCACCGAATCCCAATCCTTGCTCGACTATCAACAGCACGACTGGGCTGACACGCTGGTTTGGCTTGGGAACGCCGTGGGCCGGCGCCGCATTCTGCTGCGCGCACTCGGCCCGGTAGTCCGTCCGACAATGCGGCTGGCATTGGCCCTGCAGCGTCGACTCGAGCGCCGCGGCCCGTATGCCGACCCGTGGGCCCTCATCGAGCAGAAGTACGGCCCCGATGCGCTCGTGGCCACCACCTGCTGAGCACTGATGACCACGACACCAACCAAGAAGTTGGTCATCGGCGGCAGCGGCTTCCTGGGCTCACATGTCACGCGCCAACTGGTAGCGGCCGGCGCAGATGTGCGAGTCATGGTGCGGCGCACCAGCATCACCAGAGGAATCGATGACCTTGTCCAGGCCGACATTGTTGAGCTCCGTTACGGCGATGTCTTCGACGATGCCGCGTTGCGTTGGGCCATGACTGGGTGCGATGTCGTCTACTACTGCGTGGTCGACGCCCGGATGTGGTTACGCGACCCCACGCCGTTGTTCCGCACCAATGTCGAAGGCCTGCGGCATGTGCTCGACGCCGCCCTCGCCACGCAGCTGCGCAAATTCGTATTTACCAGTAGCACAGGAACATTAGCTATCGATGACCGCCGACCCGTCACCGAAGAGGACGTGCACAACTGGGATGACGGCGGCGCCTATATTCAATCCCGGGTCGCCGCAGAGGATCTGGTCATGAAATACGCCCGGGAAAGGGGCTTTCCGGCGGTGGCAATGTGCATCTCGACCACCTACGGCCCTGGCGACTGGGCGCCAACACCGCATGGCTCGCTTATCGCCAGCGTCGCCAACGGACGATTTCCGTTCTATCTCGGCTTCTCTTCCGAGGTGGTCGGAATCGAAGATGCCGCCCGTGCAATGCTTCTTGCGGCGGAACATGGTCGAGTCGGCGAGCGCTACATCGTCTCCGATCGCTACCTGAGCAGCCGGGAGGTGCACGACATCGCGGCTCGCGCCGTAGGCAAGCGCCCACCACATATACCCATCCCGATGCCGGCAATGCGCGCCGCAGCGCGTCTGAACGATTTTGCGGCCCGGCTGCTACGCCGCGACTTGCCATTCGCCTACGTCGGAGCGCGGATGGCCGAACTGATGTCACCGCTGGACCACAGCAAGGCCGAACGTGAACTCGGCTGGAAACCCGAGCCGGTCGAAGAATCGATCCGCAAGGCCGCCCGATTCTTTGCATCGCGCTCAACCAAATAGTGCGCCGGCCGGCCGGTCCCAATGGTCGAGATAGGCCGCCTCGGCAAGCGGACGTCGGCGTACGGGCCCGTGGTGACCTTTTGGCCATCCGACCACGATGTGACCAGCCAGCATCCAGTCTTCGGGTACGCCGACGGCTTGGCGTAATAGCCGTTCGCCTCCGTAGGAAGCCCAGCTGGTCATGCAGGCACCGAGGCCCTGGGCGCGGGCGGCGAGGAGGAAGTTCTGCATGGCGGGGTAGATCGATCCCCCGAGCAAGAGTTCGGAAGCGGTCGGGTAGTGCTGCTGGGCGAACAACACCGACGTGAATTCGCCTGCCCGATCGTGTAGCTCGTAGGTGGCACGGTAGGTGCGGGCCCGCCGGCTGTTGTCGTGTGTCGCGGGCCGGCTCATGCCATAGACCGGTTCGATTACCGCTAACGCGCGAACCGCCGCCTCGGCTACCACCGCCCGTTGCGCAGCCGATCGCAGCACAACGAAGCGCCAACCTTGCGCGTTGGCGCCCGAGGGTGCCCACGTGGCGGCTTCCAGACACCGACGCAGGGTGGTGTTATCGACCGGTTGGTCGGTGAAGCGGCGAATCGTGCGGGCGGTCGACATCACCTCCCAGATGTCACCGCATGCTGCATTCATGGGTTTCCCTCCGGCGGGTAGGCCTCGTTCATATCAGCTTCATATCAGCGCTGCACCCGAAACCGGCCGCGTTCTCGCGCAATTGCGGCCACCGCCCAATCCGCGACGTGTCGGTTTGCGCCGCACGATCCGGTTCCCACGCGTGTGCCAAATTAGTACCGCAACAGCAAAGTTCGCTTACGACACACCCGCTGCGTGGCGAGTTCGGTCGGTGTCGTAAAGATACAGTTGCCCAACAGTGCAGAAGGACGCGCGATGATGGGCAATGGCTCGGTTGACCCGATGTCCCGTCGGGAGTTTTTGGCTAATATCACCGCGGCCGCCACCACCGGGGCACTCATGTCGTTGGCCGGGCCGGTGATCGAAAAGGCGTACGGGGCCGGGCCGTGCGCGGGTCACTTGACCGACATCGAGCACATCGTGTTGTTGATGCAGGAAAATAGGTCGTTTGACCACTACTTCGGCACGCTCTCGGACACTGACGGGTTCAACACCGCCACGCCACTGTTTCAGCAACGAGGCTGGAACCCCCGGACGCAGACGCTGGACCCGGGCGGCATCACGGCCCCGTTCCGGCTGGACACCACCAGACC belongs to Mycobacterium basiliense and includes:
- a CDS encoding SDR family NAD(P)-dependent oxidoreductase, whose protein sequence is MKTAVVTGGGSGIGLAVAHRLRADGFNVATLDRKPSDNEFAYTADVTDRSQVDAALSAIRDRLGPITILINAAGLDGFKRFSNITVDDWHRVIDVNLNGVFHTTQAVLPDMVAAGWGRIVNISSSSTHSGTPYMAHYVAAKSAVNGLTKTLALEYGPSGITVNAVPPGFIDTPMLRHAAEQGFLGDIEQSIASTPVRRMGKPEDIAAACAFLVSEEAGYITGQILGVNGGRNT
- a CDS encoding NAD-dependent epimerase/dehydratase family protein; its protein translation is MTTTPTKKLVIGGSGFLGSHVTRQLVAAGADVRVMVRRTSITRGIDDLVQADIVELRYGDVFDDAALRWAMTGCDVVYYCVVDARMWLRDPTPLFRTNVEGLRHVLDAALATQLRKFVFTSSTGTLAIDDRRPVTEEDVHNWDDGGAYIQSRVAAEDLVMKYARERGFPAVAMCISTTYGPGDWAPTPHGSLIASVANGRFPFYLGFSSEVVGIEDAARAMLLAAEHGRVGERYIVSDRYLSSREVHDIAARAVGKRPPHIPIPMPAMRAAARLNDFAARLLRRDLPFAYVGARMAELMSPLDHSKAERELGWKPEPVEESIRKAARFFASRSTK
- a CDS encoding nuclear transport factor 2 family protein; its protein translation is MPDTATKLWEIEAIKQLKARYCRYLDTKRWDDWRQLFTDGFVSDTSQAGGRLISGADEFVAYVRNTLGKPSQPTVHQVHTPEITLTSATTATGIWALADVVRLGPGVNLNGHGHYHETYAKLDGGWLIESSTLTRLREDLFNPFFSVRISPRLRNTGAFLARGLGR
- a CDS encoding nitroreductase family protein; the encoded protein is MNAACGDIWEVMSTARTIRRFTDQPVDNTTLRRCLEAATWAPSGANAQGWRFVVLRSAAQRAVVAEAAVRALAVIEPVYGMSRPATHDNSRRARTYRATYELHDRAGEFTSVLFAQQHYPTASELLLGGSIYPAMQNFLLAARAQGLGACMTSWASYGGERLLRQAVGVPEDWMLAGHIVVGWPKGHHGPVRRRPLAEAAYLDHWDRPAGALFG
- a CDS encoding cytochrome P450, whose product is MSVDGAVDDSGRKKTRYHFDRHSAQYRSQFETITTEMHTKCPVAWSDTYGGHWVAAGSHEVFELARCPAVSNDHDVNNKRRGYKGISIPTASRINGVRGGILEMDDPEHRIYRTVLNPYLSPAAVRRWAPFIDDVTRACLDEKIEAGSIDFVDDLANIVPAVLTLAILGIPLKNWQMYSEPTHAAVYTPEHSPDIQRVTEMHRQMGLDLVNNMIEIRNNPRPGVVNALVEMRVDGEPAPDLEILGNLGLVIGGGFDTTTALTAHALEWLSENPHQRTRLREHLDTMLDPATEEFLRYFTPAPGDGRTFSDDVELDGTHFKEGERLWISWAMANRDPALFHDPEKLVLDRKGNRHFSFGIGIHRCIGSNVARTVFKSMLAAVLDRMPDYRCDRDGAVHYETIGVIQGMRKLPATFSPGPKVGAGLDETLDRLQRICDEQELARPVTERKDAAVID
- a CDS encoding aldehyde dehydrogenase family protein, with the protein product MPSQHTTNAGATVVDVRSATDDGGIAIDSHDHHRLLIDGRLVTADAAFPSINPATGAILGHAPDASVADTQAAVAAARRAFDTGEWSTDVALRIRCLNQLHQALVDHAEEFRELTIAEVGATRALTQGAQLDEPIGIVRFYAELLSGYDFSEDLGEKESRGMLHHRWVEKEAAGVVAAIIAYNYPNQLALAKLAPALAAGCTLVLKAAPDTPLVTLALGELIANHTDIPAGVVNVLSSSGPAVGEALTTSPDVDVVTFTGSTATGRRIMAAASATVKRVFLELGGKSAVIMLDDADFAGAAMFAAFSMVTHAGQGCALTSRLLVPRSHHDEIVELIAQNFAEVRHGDPADPKTYMGPLINERQRDKVDGMVQRAVAAGAILVTGGMRMDPGFFYAPTLLTNVDPDSEIAQDEVFGPVLVVIAFDDDDDAVRIANNSIYGLAGAVFSRDQDRALAVARRIRTGSFSINGGNYFGADSPFGGFKQSGVGREMGVAGLEEFLERKTFAVPAVPAEEARP
- a CDS encoding NAD-dependent epimerase/dehydratase family protein, which codes for MGSATVLVSGAFGQVGKRCAEILLHRGYTVVAMDLRNDTSANTATNLAEICCAGSLMVEFADLTDAEAVGAVLTRHRPSAIVHLAAIVSPPCYHNPRLARKVNVDGTNNLVRAAQSLADPPMFVFASSAAVYGSRNPYRRPDLITGHTPVNPVDRYGQDKVLAEAVISASSMPYAILRLGGVISPDTSARLDADYLLLMRATPADNRMHSVDARDVALAFANAVDRRASVAGKVLVIAGNDTYLHLMSELQDDVMATVGLGRLGPSAGLPGDPEDDHGWAFTGWFDTTESQSLLDYQQHDWADTLVWLGNAVGRRRILLRALGPVVRPTMRLALALQRRLERRGPYADPWALIEQKYGPDALVATTC
- a CDS encoding ferredoxin, with product MKVWVDPERCQGHTLCSMIAPHSFQLSDIDGSSSATSDVVPADRQDRVREAAQSCPEQAIVITDET
- a CDS encoding acyl-CoA dehydrogenase family protein; the encoded protein is MQLTFDPEVEAFRAEFAAFLDENLPPASETVERPRSVSHMPPWARRWQRRLFDNGWLLPGQPPEFGGRNATVVQQFVHLEELCRRRIYHSLNPQGVNIVAASLLSFGSDEQKHRWAVPILRAEITASLGMSEPSAGSDLASLRTRAVLDGDHFVVNGQKVWTSGAHDADVLLTFVRTDPGAPKHKGISALLIPTDIAGVVRRPFPSICSAEDLDFNEVFFTDVRVPAENLVGPLNQGWRVANGSLGHERTMMWLGFADRLDNLVADFDPVTALDRDRYATMVLDKQALRLLGSVALARAARGEDDTAAISVLKLLGSEAELHASEHALSSAGPDGLVHPALTGPYAPMNLDHYFASWFERYARSFSGTIAGGTSEIQRNIIAQRVLGLPRG
- a CDS encoding acyl-CoA dehydrogenase family protein, whose translation is MLLEFDADQRLWQDTVRDVVTKQCPPALVRAVAEDGADPGPLWEPLWKAYVDLGWTELNEPAGAVELAIVLEELGHATDPTPFLATMSQFAPLAADRFDPHQSGTAVYSGVTARRGGDAWLLDGTARHVLDGDRVDRLAVVTDAGVFVVDASRVSARRESVFDPVLHVADLSFCDVRLPDRARVAVDRERARHVALTGMAITMVGACQRILDLVLDHVRSRHQFGVPIGSFQAVQHKAADMHVAVQRARALAYFAALTISADDPRRRLAAAMAKAAAGECQSLVFRHGLQLFGAMGFTWENDLQFALKRAKAGELMLGGAAEHRAQIAEEYRAADF